Proteins found in one Phycisphaerae bacterium genomic segment:
- a CDS encoding Gfo/Idh/MocA family oxidoreductase, with translation MGITLGFVGAGSFGSRFVPLYQDHPEVERIVLCDLKPDLLERQAREFGITETCGSLDELLARDDVDAVAIYTQHWLHAEQAIAAMKAGKHVTTAVPAAYSIDQCQRLVETAVRTGRTYSVQETSVYYPGVAYARERYRKGDFGYITYAEARYFHDWSHGMEEVHRRRYGPGWEQHAGEPPMQYITHSTSCIMSVTGAHATEVSCLGYSMPGDEIYDSRKPHGNSQSNQVAMLKMSDGSIARIAEFRRIAHTGEVAASYYGTKGSLQCDPYQWWDLQGSRPVELSRFHNPLPDKLVKYVFGGHQGSHPYLVHDFVSSVVNGTVPECNVWAAARHNLPGLAAVESAKRSGEWMKVPDFGDPPAAPGEKPGVRRIDDGFFQKH, from the coding sequence ATGGGCATCACGCTTGGATTCGTCGGCGCCGGTTCGTTCGGCAGCCGCTTCGTGCCGCTCTATCAGGACCATCCGGAGGTGGAACGGATCGTGCTGTGCGATCTGAAGCCGGATCTGCTGGAACGGCAGGCCCGTGAGTTTGGGATCACCGAGACGTGCGGTTCGCTGGATGAACTGCTGGCTCGCGACGACGTGGACGCGGTGGCGATCTACACACAGCATTGGCTGCACGCCGAGCAGGCGATCGCGGCGATGAAGGCGGGCAAGCACGTGACGACGGCGGTGCCGGCGGCGTACTCGATCGATCAGTGCCAACGGCTGGTCGAGACCGCAGTGCGGACGGGCCGGACCTACAGCGTCCAGGAGACCAGCGTGTATTATCCAGGCGTGGCCTACGCGCGGGAGCGGTATCGCAAGGGTGATTTCGGCTACATCACCTATGCCGAGGCGCGGTACTTTCACGACTGGAGCCACGGGATGGAGGAGGTGCATCGCCGGCGTTACGGACCCGGCTGGGAGCAGCACGCGGGCGAGCCGCCGATGCAGTACATCACGCACAGCACGAGCTGCATCATGTCGGTGACCGGAGCGCACGCGACGGAAGTATCGTGCCTGGGCTATTCGATGCCGGGCGACGAGATCTACGACTCGCGCAAGCCGCACGGTAACAGCCAGTCCAATCAGGTGGCGATGCTGAAGATGAGCGACGGGTCGATCGCCCGGATCGCTGAGTTCCGCCGCATCGCCCACACCGGCGAGGTTGCGGCCAGCTACTACGGGACCAAAGGTTCGCTTCAGTGCGATCCATACCAGTGGTGGGACCTGCAGGGCTCCCGGCCGGTCGAGTTGAGCCGCTTCCACAATCCGCTGCCGGACAAGTTGGTCAAATACGTCTTCGGCGGCCACCAGGGCTCACACCCGTACCTGGTGCACGACTTTGTCAGCAGCGTGGTCAACGGCACGGTGCCCGAGTGCAACGTATGGGCGGCGGCGCGGCACAACCTGCCGGGCCTGGCCGCGGTAGAGTCGGCCAAGCGCAGCGGTGAGTGGATGAAGGTTCCGGACTTCGGCGATCCGCCGGCGGCGCCGGGCGAGAAGCCGGGTGTCCGGCGGATCGACGACGGATTCTTTCAGAAGCATTGA